In a genomic window of Lycium ferocissimum isolate CSIRO_LF1 chromosome 9, AGI_CSIRO_Lferr_CH_V1, whole genome shotgun sequence:
- the LOC132031835 gene encoding uncharacterized protein LOC132031835, producing the protein MANIYNDATCDNCQIISNNCNERCFNESFSKPMPTIGVYVAVASLLCTLAMAVDAFLAFRLKRLWFPCKLFALNAASLTVLAVAMKLPVDISDPMPGDTYRLLFIKMNFVYLQLFKVRIYIRYTAGYQCKKTFQNIVFMCVVICNFMPSVGSMSNKEILSNVIALDILVITIIVNLCIEMGIGLIFSMIPEYILIIFFMTISELGWFIFISFKRSNNAGNANANFSRVEYYWIDKLVEWKERPLSLNIRGTKFRKYRGTRNLFLSFCIRTQILVVSMSKFVRFVSVVSFNLMFTCQLQGPNYHQSEPELGKDSEYHRYVLLLEGEEEMPERIFKNISGTANQLVDTGRKRQPKHLINLLRKSSSFSGVADIYCDQVPALHSVEPSNCWTLSVVTLTSIAVALPKVRNQMAHQLIRSVHGGLKYASFVEETMYPEDRFTNIRNVAHTVWEELEFHRKWLDEDLQKLTLEGKTFRGTLEILTRIVSKKVMDFKQTSDGRMLDNPLNWPIRIIAANSMYKIGKAILLNSEGHHDLVDEKLFERLSITIADILSACFPNLPRAITMICNSSTIEEREKSVCRATLLVGKTEDILKIIQRHELPNINSDQSAYIDQWKLVLQQKNLVPAIPSNGEIAL; encoded by the exons ATGGCTAACATTTACAACGATGCAACATGTGATAATTGTCAAATTATCTCTAACAATTGCAACGAAAGATGCTTCAACGAATCATTCAGTAAACCAATGCCAACCATCGGCGTCTATGTAGCAGTAGCATCTCTACTTTGTACCCTTGCAATGGCTGTGGATGCCTTTCTAGCCTTCCGCTTAAAAAGACTTTGGTTCCCATGCAAACTTTTTGCTCTGAATGCCGCTTCTCTTACAGTGTTGGCTGTAGCGATGAAGCTGCCCGTGGATATATCTGACCCGATGCCAGGTGATACTT ATAGATTACTATTtattaaaatgaatttcgtgTACTTGCAACTATTTAAAGTTCGaatatacataagatatacaGCGGGTTATCAATGTAAGAAG ACTTTCCAAAACATCGTTTTCATGTGTGTTGTAATATGTAACTTCATGCCATCAGTAGGATCCATGAGTAACAAAGAAATATTGTCGAACGTTATAGCTCTAGACATTCTGGTAATCACCATCATTGTCAATCTCTGCATTGAAATGGGTATCGGATTGATTTTTAGCATGATACctgaatatatattaattatattCTTCATGACCATATCTGA ACTCGGATGGTTTATCTTTATAAGCTTTAAGCGTTCCAACAATGCTGGCAATGCCAATGCAAATTTCTCCAGAGTCGAATACTACTGGATCGACAAGCTGGTTGAGTGGAAGGAGAGACCATTGTCTTTAAACATCAGGGGaacaaaatttagaaaatatcgTGGTACAAGAAACTTATTTCTTTCCTTCTGCATAAGAACTCAGATTCTGGTTGTGTCGATGAGCAAATTTGTACGGTTTGTCTCGGTTGTTTCCTTCAACTTGATGTTCACGTGTCAACTTCAGGGCCCAAACTATCATCAATCAGAACCAGAACTAGGGAAAGACTCCGAATATCACCGCTATGTTCTGTTACTAGAAGGTGAAGAAGAGATGCCCGAAAGAATCTTTAAGAACATATCTGGTACTGCAAACCAACTAGTAGACACAGGAAGGAAACGGCAGCCAAAACATCTGATTAACTTACTAAGAAAATCTAGCAGCTTTTCTGGGGTGGCGGATATTTACTGTGACCAAGTTCCAGCACTGCATTCAGTAGAACCTTCAAACTGCTGGACCCTAAGTGTGGTGACACTCACTAGCATAGCTGTTGCACTTCCCAAAGTGAGAAATCAGATGGCCCATCAGCTAATAAGGAGTGTCCATGGAGGCCTCAAGTATGCCAGCTTTGTAGAGGAAACTATGTACCCTGAAGACAGGTTCACAAACATTAGAAATGTAGCACATACAGTGTGGGAAGAACTAGAATTCCATAGAAAATGGTTGGATGAGGACTTACAGAAGTTGACCCTTGAAGGGAAAACTTTTAGGGGAACACTTGAAATTCTTACACGAATAGTTTCAAAGAAGGTGATGGATTTCAAACAAACCAGTGATGGAAGAATGCTGGACAACCCTCTCAACTGGCCAATCAGAATAATAGCTGCCAACTCAATGTATAAAATTGGGAAGGCTATCCTGCTGAATAGCGAAGGACACCATGACTTGGTTGATGAAAAGCTATTTGAGAGACTATCCATTACAATAGCAGATATACTAAGTGCTTGTTTTCCCAATCTGCCACGAGCTATAACTATGATTTGTAACTCTAGTACCATTGAAGAGAGGGAAAAAAGTGTGTGCAGAGCAACTTTATTAGTTGGTAAGACCGAAGATATCTTGAAGATAATTCAACGCCATGAACTTCCAAATATAAATTCTGATCAATCAGCTTATATTGATCAGTGGAAGCTTGTACTCCAACAAAAAAACCTTGTCCCTGCTATCCCTTCCAATGGTGAAATAGCACTCTGA